A genome region from Erigeron canadensis isolate Cc75 chromosome 3, C_canadensis_v1, whole genome shotgun sequence includes the following:
- the LOC122591912 gene encoding uncharacterized protein LOC122591912, whose amino-acid sequence MSSSDDDESRSYISKYTNPDLFQTFANFLKNEEQEEVESSRVPKIPRRTIRRNHVEAAHRLFSHYFAPQPVFPTDYFRRRFRMPKDMFIRICRDIYNFNGVQPLPDHFQYFQLTPSDCVGRPGFNIFQKCTSAIRQLAYGCHGDQLDEYLEMAESISYLCLTNFCKCIIQLYNEQYLRRPTQQDVERIIARHLEVHGFPGMLGSIDCMHWGWRNYPVAWQGHYTRGDKGHPTFMLEVAASYDLWLWHAYFGLAGSNNDINVLNESDLFDQLLENKAPQLDFTVNGEQFTKVF is encoded by the coding sequence ATGTCGAGCTCAGACGACGATGAATCGCGTtcatatataagtaaatatacGAATCCCGACTTGTTCCAAACGTTTGCTAATTTCTTAAAAAATGAAGAACAAGAAGAGGTCGAATCCTCAAGGGTGCCAAAAATACCACGAAGAACCATACGCAGAAATCACGTCGAAGCTGCACATCGTTTGTTTTCTCATTACTTTGCTCCACAACCGGTCTTCCCAACTGATTATTTTCGAAGGCGTTTTCGAATGCCCAAGGATATGTTTATCCGCATATGTAGAGATATTTACAACTTTAATGGCGTGCAACCATTACCGGATCACTTTCAATATTTCCAACTTACTCCATCCGATTGCGTTGGTCGACCAGGGTTCAACATCTTCCAAAAATGTACTTCCGCCATACGACAATTGGCGTACGGTTGTCATGGCGACCAACTAGATGAGTACTTGGAAATGGCAGAATCAATTTCATATTTGTGTTTAACAAACTTTTGCAAGTGCATTATTCAATTGTATAATGAACAGTACTTGAGAAGACCGACTCAACAAGATGTGGAGCGCATAATTGCTAGGCATTTGGAGGTACATGGTTTCCCGGGCATGCTTGGAAGCATAGATTGTATGCATTGGGGTTGGAGGAACTATCCAGTGGCATGGCAAGGACATTACACACGGGGAGATAAAGGACACCCGACGTTTATGCTCGAAGTTGCTGCTTCGTATGATTTGTGGTTGTGGCATGCGTACTTTGGTCTTGCAGGTTCAAACAATGATATCAACGTCCTAAACGAGTCAGATTTGTTCGATCAGTTGCTGGAGAACAAGGCTCCTCAGCTCGATTTTACTGTGAATGGTGAACAATTTACAAAAGTCTTTTAA
- the LOC122592611 gene encoding putative DUF21 domain-containing protein At3g13070, chloroplastic yields MNSSLLKTSPFIHYPLFPSSRISKHNKFPPSFYYQNRTAQWGTSVIQISNSKIFNTSVYPKKPIDIEAQNEEPSKDLLKRFYLDKFKGVIRCGLIMGLFVLGLIRCQNVLAMESGSVFAQKMKAFWNGGKFSQVLQVFREQGLILAGLLGLSAFFSMAETSITTLSPWKIRELAEKEGENGVFKLLRTDITRFLTTILIGTTVVNIGATALFTEAATTVFGEAGVGAATGVMTVVVLLLTEITPKSIAVHNATAVARAVVRPVAWLSLVLYPVGRVVTFLSMGMLKILGLKGKSEPSVTEDELKLMLRVAELSGAIEEEEQDMIENVLEIKDTHVKEVMTPLVDVVAVDVGATLVDFHHLWVTHQYSRVPVFEQRIDNIVGIAYAMDLLELVRKGDMLESAVVGDIAHKPAYFIPDSMLVWNLLREFRIRKVHMAVVLNEYGGTVGIVTLEDLVEEIVGEIFDENDSKEEIERKTGNIVKRAEGVFDVDANTSIYQLCEDLDIVLPEDHQYETVSGFICEAFGYIPRTGESIKVFLKKAKEDDDDNDERKQETKGYEQKDTSQTFKLGILAGNCRKVSTVRFERINNNSGKEIKEAVRIVPRFWKKKWKNDESSGSGDDEPKITFSSERILLEDKQ; encoded by the exons ATGAATTCATCACTTCTAAAAACATCACCTTTCATCCATTACCCTCTTTTCCCATCTTCAAGAATCTCAAAACATAACAAATTTCCCCCATctttttattatcaaaatagGACTGCTCAGTGGGGGACCTCGGTTATCCAAATTTCAAATTCCAAGATTTTCAACACAAGTGTTTATCCAAAGAAACCCATTGATATTGAAGCTCAAAATGAAGAACCCTCCAAGGatttgttaaaaagattttatctTGATAAGTTTAAGGGTGTAATTAGATGTGGATTAATTATGGGGTTGTTCGTTTTGGGGCTAATTAGATGTCAAAATGTTTTGGCAATGGAAAGTGGTAGTGTTTTTGCGCAAAAGATGAAGGCTTTTTGGAATGGGGGAAAGTTTTCGCAGGTTCTTCAGGTTTTTAGAGAGCAAGGTTTAATATTGGCTGGACTTTTGGGATTGTCTGCTTTCTTTTCCATGGCTGAGACTTCAATTACCACTCTTTCACCTTGGaag ATAAGAGAGCTGGCTGAAAAAGAAGGAGAAAATGGTGTGTTCAAGCTGCTTCGTACAGATATCACTCGTTTTCTCACTACCATTCTCATTGGCACAAC CGTTGTCAACATTGGAGCCACTGCACTTTTCACTGAGGCAGCAACAACGGTTTTTGGCGAAGCTGGTGTTGGTGCAGCAACGGGTGTTATGACG GTGGTTGTTTTACTTCTGACTGAAATCACTCCCAAAAGTATAGCTGTTCATAATGCTACTGCGGTTGCTAGGGCTGTG GTCCGTCCAGTTGCATGGCTATCTTTGGTTCTATATCCGGTGGGAAGAGTTGTAACTTTTCTATCAATGGGAATGCTTAAAATTCTTGGCTTGAAAGGAAAAAG TGAACCATCTGTGACTGAAGATGAACTCAAGTTGATGTTGAGGGTTGCTGAGCTAAGTGGAGCCATTGAGGAAGAAGAGCAG GATATGATTGAGAATGTGTTGGAGATAAAAGACACTCATGTGAAGGAGGTTATGACCCCTCTTGTAGATGTAGTTGCAGTTGATGTCGGTGCAACATTAGTTGATTTTCATCACTTGTGGGTGACACATCAATATTCTAG GGTACCAGTATTTGAGCAGCGAATCGATAACATCGTGGGTATAGCTTATGCAATGGATTTGCTGGAGCTTGTTAGAAAG GGAGACATGCTAGAAAGTGCAGTGGTAGGAGATATTGCTCACAAGCCTGCATATTTTATTCCTG ACTCAATGTTAGTCTGGAATCTTTTGAGGGAATTCCGCATCAGGAAGGTCCACATGGCAGTTGTTCTTAATGAATATGGAGGAACTGTGGGA ATTGTAACGCTGGAAGATCTAGTAGAGGAAATTGTTGGTGAAATCTTTGATGAGAATGACTCAAAG GAAGAAATCGAGAGAAAAACTGGAAATATAGTGAAGCGAGCTGAGGGAGTCTTTGATGTTGATGCAAATACATCAATATACCAGCTCTGTGAAGATCTAGATATCGTATTGCCAGAG GATCATCAATACGAAACAGTTTCAGGTTTTATTTGTGAAGCATTTGGATATATACCAAGAACAGGTGAAAGTATTAAAGTATTTTTGAAGAAAGcaaaagaagatgatgatgacaaTGACGAGAGAAAACAAGAAACCAAGGGCTATGAACAGAAAGATACGTCTCAAACATTCAAGCTCGGG ATATTGGCAGGAAATTGTAGAAAAGTTAGTACTGTGAGATTCGAAAGAATAAACAATAATTCAGGAAAAGAAATCAAAGAAGCTGTCCGAATAGTGCCCagattttggaaaaagaaatggaaaaatGATGAAAGCTCAGGCAGTGGCGATGATGAGCCTAAGATCACCTTCTCCTCTGAGCGCATCTTATTGGAAGATAAACAATGA